The following proteins are co-located in the Syntrophorhabdaceae bacterium genome:
- a CDS encoding IclR family transcriptional regulator has translation MKKSSKGEKNDYNQMVPAVEQAAKIIIYLCSMPNLQSNLTDISRSVGISKSKAYAILNTLQKFGFISRNLSTKVYSVGLYMMSVGQKVLDNIDYGDLASPLLKGLAEATRSTAALGLIAGESQYVISRQEATGQLRISVRPDKVFPLTYGAHGKAIVCSLPQEEQKKILADSTLYFHKDPQLLDRKLLLKELEECRRTGFAQDHKTGHAMVKILAAPFFGPDGRPLGALQIIGFMEGPEIPTYGKKLVEVALRFSTMLRSGSASVIAA, from the coding sequence ATGAAGAAAAGCTCCAAAGGTGAGAAGAATGACTACAATCAAATGGTTCCGGCCGTTGAGCAGGCGGCCAAGATTATCATATATCTCTGCTCAATGCCCAATCTTCAGTCAAACTTGACCGATATATCGAGAAGTGTGGGCATCAGCAAGAGCAAGGCGTACGCAATCCTCAACACCCTTCAAAAGTTCGGTTTTATCTCCCGGAATCTGAGCACCAAGGTATATTCTGTGGGATTGTATATGATGTCGGTGGGCCAGAAGGTCCTCGACAATATCGATTATGGCGATCTCGCAAGTCCTTTGCTGAAAGGGCTGGCAGAGGCCACACGGAGCACCGCCGCGCTGGGTCTCATTGCGGGGGAGAGCCAGTACGTAATCTCACGGCAGGAGGCAACCGGGCAGCTTCGAATCAGTGTTCGGCCTGACAAAGTTTTTCCGCTCACCTATGGCGCACACGGCAAGGCCATCGTTTGTTCTCTCCCTCAAGAAGAGCAGAAAAAGATACTCGCTGATAGCACGCTTTATTTCCACAAGGACCCGCAGCTTCTCGATCGCAAGCTTCTGCTCAAGGAATTAGAGGAGTGCAGGCGTACGGGGTTTGCTCAGGATCACAAGACAGGACATGCTATGGTTAAGATACTGGCAGCGCCGTTTTTCGGACCGGATGGCCGCCCTCTCGGCGCCCTCCAGATCATCGGGTTTATGGAGGGACCGGAAATCCCGACCTATGGCAAAAAACTTGTCGAGGTTGCTCTGCGGTTCTCAACCATGCTGCGTTCGGGGAGCGCAAGCGTGATCGCAGCCTGA